Genomic segment of Clostridium sp. Marseille-P299:
ATCATAGCGTGTGATAATATTAAACAATATAGGGAGAATCTTGAAGATAAAGATATTTATTTTCAAGATATTGTGTTAAGAAGACTTGATGAAAGTTTTTTGAAGGTAAATTTTGAATTATGGAAAAAGTGTAGCATGGTTTATAAAAGCAGTCATGTGATTATAAATAAAAACTATAGCTACAGAAGACTCTAATTAAAGGAGAATTGTAAATGAAGATATTAATTGTTCGTTCGTTTGCCCAGATAGTAAATTTGAAGACATACAATTTACAAGAAATTGGAATGGCAAAGGGATTGGTCAAACAGGGACATATATGTGATATTGTATATTACAATGGTAAAAATAAAGACAAAGAACAGGTTCTAACATTTGAAGATAACGTTTGTGTTAAGGTATTTTGGCTTAGGGGATATTCAATTTTTCGTGATGGAATTATGCCATCATTGAAGAAGTTGGTTTCTCAATATGATAAGATTATTTTTGATAGTTATAATGCAATTACATCTTTGTGGGCGATAAAGAAGATACCTGCAAAATGCATTATTTATCAAGGCCCGTACCCTTCAAAATACACTAAAAATTATGTGAGAAAGACCAAAATAATAGACAAGTTGTTTTATAGTTTTATTGATAAGAATAGCATACATATTATGACGAAAAGTGGGTTAGCTAAAGATTTTTTGACTCAAAAAGGTTTTACAAACATAGATGTTGTTGGAGTAGGGCTGAATACTGATAGTTTGACAAATGGTAATATTGATAGAAAAAAAATGGATGAAATTATCTCTGTGATAGAAAAATTCAAGAATAATGGTATTTTGGGATTATATATAGGAGTTCTCGAAGAACGAAGGAATATATTATTTATGCTTGATTGCATGAAAGAATTGAAAAGGATCGCCCCTTATTACAAGTTGTTGATTATCGGGAAGGGTTCAGATGAATATGAAAGAAAATGCCAGGAATATATTGTTAACAAAGGGCTAGAAAAAAATGTGTTACTTATAAAAAAAGTAGAACAAGCATATTTAAAATGTGTTTATAACCGCGCTGATTTTTTCTTATTTCCAACACAATATGAAATTTATGGGATGGTCTTGTTAGAGGCGATGTATTTTGGATTACCAGTTTTTACCACATACAACGGTGGTTCTAGCACGATGATAACAGACAGTAATGGTATTATATTGAAGAATGAAGATGCACTAATATGGGCAAAGAAAATTAATTTAATTATCAATAATGCAGAGAAACGAAGAAATATCTCAATGGAAGCACATAGAACAATCGAGAAAAATTTTACATGGGAAGTGATGACAAAACATATTATCGAAGTTTTAAAACAGATGTAAATATGTATGGATTTTGGAGGAGAGAATTTGAAAACGATAGCTTTTATTGTGCCATATATTTGCAAGGGAAAACAGTTACCGAATTATTTTCAGTTGTGGTTGGAAACATGCCGTTATAATCCAACAATCGATTTTTTAATATTCACAGATGATAAAACAGTATATGATTATCCGAAGAATACTAAGATACATTATGTGACATTTGAGTTTCTAAAAGAGTTATTTCAAAAGAACTTTGATTTTGAAATCAACTTAGAAAAACCTTACAAATTTTGTGATTTTAAACCTGCATATGGTGAAATATTTTCTGAATATTTAAAAGGTTATGATTTTTGGGGACATTGTGATATTGATTTATTTTTTGGGAATATTAGGAATTTTATAACGGAAGAAATTTTGCAAAAATATAATCGTATATATACACGTGGTCATTGTTGTTTATATAAAAATGAGGCAGAAGTTAATGGGTGGTATCGTAATTTACCTCGTTGTGAATTTCAATTTTATAAAGATGTGTTCATGCAAGAAACAGGCTGTTGCTTTGATGAATGGGCTGGACATTGTGGAGGAGGCTTGTCTCAGATTATTTCTGCAAATAATATTGAGCAATATGACGAACCAGATATGGCTGATTTGGATATTTCAAAAAATTATTTTAAAGTAAATAGATGGGAAAGATTGAGTAAAGACTTAATTTTTGAATTTGATAGTGGGCAGTTATTCGCTTGCAGTAATGGAGTAAAGAAGGAAACAATTTATGTACATTTTCAAAAGAGACCATTGATAATGCTTTCAAAAAACAAAAAACACTTTTTCTTTGTAGCACCTGGATATGTAGTTGATAACATTGGAGAAATAAAAAAGGTATTTTGCATACTAAATAAAATGAAATTTCTATTTAACTATTATTGGAAAAAAAGTAAAACAAAAATGAATTTAGGCAGGAGACCGATATGCTAGATAAACTATATGGATTAGTGACGCCATGGGCTATTTCTAATAAAAAACAAATATTGAAAAACCGCATCATTGGAAGATTGGCTAATTATACATATCCGGTATATTGCAAATATAATCGAATACAGAAGACTGTAACTGAAAAAAAGAAAATTAAGATTGTAGTGTCATTAACAACATATCCGTTACGCTTAAAAGAGGTTTATTATTGTTTAAACTCGCTTATTCGACAGACAAAAAGAGCAGATATTATTATTTTATGGCTAGCTGAGGAACAGTTTCCAAATAGAGAAAGAGATGTGCCTAATGAAATAAAAAATTTAAAACAATATGGATTGGATATTAGATTCTGTAAAGATTTGAGATCGTATAAAAAAATTTTTTATACGGCGCAAGATTATAAAGATTCCATAATAATAACTGCTGATGATGATGTATTGTATCCAGAATACTGGATAGAAAAATTATATAATACGTAT
This window contains:
- a CDS encoding DUF6625 family protein, whose protein sequence is MKTIAFIVPYICKGKQLPNYFQLWLETCRYNPTIDFLIFTDDKTVYDYPKNTKIHYVTFEFLKELFQKNFDFEINLEKPYKFCDFKPAYGEIFSEYLKGYDFWGHCDIDLFFGNIRNFITEEILQKYNRIYTRGHCCLYKNEAEVNGWYRNLPRCEFQFYKDVFMQETGCCFDEWAGHCGGGLSQIISANNIEQYDEPDMADLDISKNYFKVNRWERLSKDLIFEFDSGQLFACSNGVKKETIYVHFQKRPLIMLSKNKKHFFFVAPGYVVDNIGEIKKVFCILNKMKFLFNYYWKKSKTKMNLGRRPIC
- a CDS encoding glycosyltransferase family 4 protein — its product is MKILIVRSFAQIVNLKTYNLQEIGMAKGLVKQGHICDIVYYNGKNKDKEQVLTFEDNVCVKVFWLRGYSIFRDGIMPSLKKLVSQYDKIIFDSYNAITSLWAIKKIPAKCIIYQGPYPSKYTKNYVRKTKIIDKLFYSFIDKNSIHIMTKSGLAKDFLTQKGFTNIDVVGVGLNTDSLTNGNIDRKKMDEIISVIEKFKNNGILGLYIGVLEERRNILFMLDCMKELKRIAPYYKLLIIGKGSDEYERKCQEYIVNKGLEKNVLLIKKVEQAYLKCVYNRADFFLFPTQYEIYGMVLLEAMYFGLPVFTTYNGGSSTMITDSNGIILKNEDALIWAKKINLIINNAEKRRNISMEAHRTIEKNFTWEVMTKHIIEVLKQM